The following are encoded together in the Malaya genurostris strain Urasoe2022 chromosome 3, Malgen_1.1, whole genome shotgun sequence genome:
- the LOC131438233 gene encoding UDP-glycosyltransferase UGT5-like isoform X2 — protein MFIYGLAVFLLTSLTWQSTETSRILGVFAFPGRSHWMMIDAVLNELLDRGHQVTCIGNYPLSRSHDNYTEIRIAPIYDFWNKSVNVDSLYDLTEISIHQMLVDFLFSLGLETAEYGFTRENVKNFILTDHGQFDLILAEQFYQEAYLMFAHKYQAPIVTVGTFGFAQYMGPMMGMMNMWSHVPHEFLPFTDKMTLPQRIVNSMVSFYELVLRSVYYMPKQESMALKNFAHLDGPLPKITELERKVSLILLNSYVPLTSTRAKVPGLVQVGGLHIKKPEPLPGDLRKFLDEAKYGAIYFSLGTNLRSADMPQDKLDAIFSVFRSIKQRVVWKFEDESIPNLPSNVMVKAWLPQSDILAHPNVKVFITHGGLLGTQEGVYRAVPMLGIPIYCDQHLNMNQAVLGGYAVQLYFPNITESSFRWALEELLYNPEYKKNIDRTSAIFRDRPISALDEATFWIEYVIRHKGAPQLRSAGLDLPWLSFALLDVVGVILLGLLLAGWTIKKVVDFCWLHKKRKQE, from the exons ATG tttatttacgGCCTCGCCGTGTTTCTTCTGACTAGCTTAACATGGCAGTCAACGGAAACATCTCGTATTTTGGGTGTATTTGCATTTCCTGGTCGCAGCCATTGGATGATGATCGATGCAGTTTTGAATGAATTGCTGGACCGCGGTCACCAGGTGACGTGTATAGGTAATTATCCATTGTCGAGAAGCCATGACAATTACACCGAAATTCGGATAGCTCCGATCTATGACTTCTGGAATAAATCAGTCAATGTAGATTCGCTGTACGATTTAAcggaaatatcaatccaccagatGTTGGTAGATTTCCTGTTCAGCTTGGGACTGGAAACGGCTGAGTATGGCTTCACGAGAGAGAACGTGAAAAACTTTATCCTCACCGATCACGGTCAGTTTGATTTGATTCTGGCTGAGCAATTTTACCAGGAAGCATACCTAATGTTTGCTCACAAATACCAGGCACCGATTGTCACTGTTG GAACGTTTGGTTTTGCACAGTATATGGGTCCAATGATGGGCATGATGAATATGTGGTCCCATGTGCCACACGAATTTCTACCTTTTACCGACAAAATGACACTTCCGCAACGGATTGTCAATTCAATGGTTAGTTTCTATGAATTGGTGTTAAGATCAGTCTACTACATGCCTAAACAGGAATCTATGGCACTCAAAAATTTTGCTCACCTGGATGGTCCGCTACCGAAAATAACCGAGTTAGAACGGAAGGTGTCTTTGATTTTGCTAAACAGTTACGTTCCACTCACATCAACTCGAGCCAAAGTTCCTGGCCTAGTTCAAGTAGGCGGTTTACATATTAAAAAACCGGAACCACTTCCAGGTGACCTTCGTAAATTCTTAGATGAGGCAAAATATGGTGCTATATACTTTAGCCTGGGAACGAATTTGCGTAGCGCCGATATGCCGCAGGATAAGCTAGACGCTATTTTCAGTGTATTTCGTTCGATAAAACAACGAGTTGTTTGGAAATTTGAGGACGAATCAATTCCAAACTTACCATCGAATGTAATGGTAAAGGCATGGTTACCGCAGAGTGACATTCTTGCTCATCCCAACGTTAAAGTCTTCATCACTCATGGTGGCCTTTTAGGAACTCAAGAGGGAGTTTATCGGGCAGTTCCGATGCTAGGGATTCCGATCTACTGTGACCAACATTTGAACATGAACCAAGCGGTGCTGGGAGGTTATGCTGTACAACTGTACTTTCCGAACATTACCGAAAGTTCTTTCCGATGGGCACTAGAAGAGTTGCTGTACAATCCGGAATACAAGAAAAACATTGATCGGACTTCGGCTATATTTCGGGATCGTCCTATTTCCGCTCTGGATGAAGCAACATTTTGGATTGAGTACGTTATACGACACAAAGGTGCACCACAGTTAAGGTCAGCGGGACTGGACTTGCCGTGGCTTAGTTTCGCACTTCTAGATGTAGTTGGCGTGATTCTACTGGGACTGTTGCTGGCAGGATGGACTATTAAAAAAGTTGTGGATTTCTGCTGGCTGCACAAGAAGCGTAAACaggaatag